Part of the Mus caroli chromosome 1, CAROLI_EIJ_v1.1, whole genome shotgun sequence genome, ACCAAGGttgttttcccctccctttcaGAGATCCTTGGAGAGTAAAAGCAGCtgtcatagtgtgtgtgtgtgtgtgtgtgtgtgtgtgtgtgtgtgagagagagagagagagagatgtggaggcagagagagatgtgaGCTATGAGGGTCCATGAGGCTGCATTTCTANNNNNNNNNNNNNNNNNNNNNNNNNNNNNNNNNNNNNNNNNNNNNNNNNNNNNNNNNNNNNNNNNNNNNNNNNNNNNNNNNNNNNNNNNgagagagagagagagagagagagagagagagagagagagagagagagagaacgtttTGGTTTGTGGGGGTCGTCTCCAGTTTTCCTTACATTTTTGATCTGCTTTCTCTAAATGGCATAGGGTTTATTTTGCTCACTCATCCTACTATGGAACCTACTCTCTCCTATTGGGTTTAGGGGTGTTTTTGAATTATAATGTGAGTGTAGGCACAATATACAGATAAGAACCTACCAGCCAGGATTCTAAAGGGTTTAGCTAGTGGACTCATAAGAAATGGCAGTTTTTATGAGATGAAAGACTggtagaaaacacattttaaaaatgatgctaAAATTCATGAGTAGAAGATCAAATGTAACAAGTCTCTAGTACAATCATCTTAACTCTGATAAAAGTCTTTTGTGTCACACTCTTGTGCTATACTGAGCCACCTGAAGCATGTCATTGTTTGACTgcagaaaatatgtttaataagCACTATCAATAATTGCAAACTCAGAAGATCTTATCTCTCACTCTGAGGCCTTTGTGGAGGTTTGTGGTTAGAAGTCTgagttaaaatgaataaaatcacatTGCTAGTCTGTTTTATATCCTCTGCATGGTGTGGGGtctctatttgtttctttaaagctttttttttcaacCAGAGCTAATACAACTGCTTATAGAGTCCCAGCTGGGTAAGTCCTAGGTGGACTATctgatacttaaaaataaaatactttggaTATCAAAGGCACCAATTTGCAAGTAGAATCTCTGAATTCTCATGGATTCTTTCTTCGGGGAGGGACCTTTCTCaagaggttttcttctttttcctcctcttccttctcctctgttcaGCTTCTTTTTTCTGTTGGTTGAGATATCACCTCACTTTGTAGTCAAGGCTGGGCGtgagcttactatgtagcccaggatgggcTTGATCTTACGGCAATTCTTCTGCTTCAGCCCCCTATATGTTGGGATTATAGGATGCATCATCATACTGGCTCCGGAGATCTTAACCGTCCCTAAAATAAGAGACACAAATGctcttatttttgaaaaaagaaaagaaaagaaaagagaaagatctgAAAACTCCCATAATACAAAAGCTCTGACTTTGCTTTTGAAAACAGTCCATTGGTAGTATTATATCATAGAatccattatattttaaaaattattataaaaatcacAACAGCAGGTGACACGTTTGAGCCTGGTGAGAAGAGTATACCCTATAAGATGTAGTGCTctgagtgattaaaaaaaaaaatctaccaccTCTTCTCTAGAGTGAATATCATCTAGATGTGTCGACAGAGGGCACATGTACATTGCTATCAAAGTGTTCCACTTAAAACTCAGATTTTAAGACATCACAAGGATATAAATGAGCACATTACTATGTGTGCTTTAGCTTAAGTGTTGAAATGTGTATCATTGGTGCTTGGATTAAAGAAATCACTAATATGTGGTGTTTATAGACATTCGGGTGGATTAGCAGAATGCTTGTTCTGGCGGCCCATGGCCTGTTCACACACTGGGCAGATAAAACTATTATATATTTCAAGAGAGTTAAAGAATCAGAATTAAATCTGTCCGGCCCTAAGTAATCATGAAAagggaaaacaagcaagcaagcagacaaacaaacaaataaacctgtCAGCTAGCTTGGCAAACCTTTTTGAACCTGGTAGGTATCTACAGGAAGAGTATTACTTCCAcccctttttctgtctttctccccctgtgtgtgtgtgtgtgtgtgtattagagcgtgtgcatatgtgtatgcatgcatgtatcttgAGGCTAGAGGTTAATGACCAGTGCCTTTCTCTAgaacagcatctctcactgaccctgaagCTCAAGGATTTGGCTAGAGTAGCTCTATTTGGCTCTACTGGCTGTTAATGAATTCCAAGACTTTCTCCCCAGCCactctcagtgctggggtttaTTTAGGCAGACTGGCATACTCACCTTTgtttatgggtgctggggatctgaactgacATCTCAGACTTGCATGGTGCTCCTCAGTCATAGCGCACTGCTGTCGCTCTTTATATTAATGAGCCAAACTCAGCTAAAGGCTAAGAAGAATTTATGATTTGATATTTAGCACATCCATCCTATAGGTACAAAGTAATTTTGAGGTAAGTATTTAACTACTGTGGTTGCAAACATTCAAATTGCATGTGTACAGttgccaaacttttttttttttcagactgaaAGCTTAAAACTTAAACATAGGGAATGTGGAAACATGAGTCAGTCTTCTCATTAGCACATTCAATAATGGAAAGGTGAGCCAGGACGTGTTTAAGCTAAGAATGATCATCAACATGAATATTCATGAGTACCTGATAGATGACACTCTGGAGGCTGCCGTTGATTTTAATACCCTCGGTTCTGCATATAAGAAAAACTGAACTCTTCCTAGCCATCCCATATCCTTCTGTAGGCAAGAAAGAATGTTGCACTCACGCTAGCATTTTCCAGACTCCTTGGAATATTCTTTTCTAAAAGGAAGATCATGGGAAACATGTTATCATCGAAGGGAACTCACCTGGCAGTGAAGTTATCTCTCTTGATTGTCTGTGATCTCTTCTAGATGCGTTAACCCACAGAAAGTAAGTGTTGgaaaggatctctctctctctctctctctctctctctctctctctctctgtgtgtgtgtgtgtgtgtgtttgtatgtgcgcatgtgcacacacactcgcGTGCACAGaagtacacatgtacatgtgtgtatggtcAACATTAGGTGTCTTCCTTAGTCACTTTTGACCTtgatttcgagacagggtctctcccagaACCCGAGATCAGCATTTTGCCTCGTATGTGCTCTGCAAGTCCCTAGGTTCTGCCTGTTTCGATCCTGCAGCACCAGGATTAGCAATGCACACTACCATGCCAGGCTTCTGGTGTCCAAACCCAAGCCTTCATGCTTGTGCAATAAGCaattttcccactgagccatctctgcagaaaGAACTCTTTAAAGACACTCTTTTCACTTATTCTACAGATGGAAAGAGAGGCATTCACAGGGGTATTCTAGGCAGAGACCTGCATGCCAGGCATTAGGCAGAACCAGAATTGTGCTCTTCGGTTCCTTGAGCACTGCACAGCAGTCCCAAAGCTAATTTTCACCTAGTGCTTGATGGTCATAGTGTAGGCAAAGAAGGGGAAGCTGCTGACACACTttttatgtgatgtgtgtatacaGAGGCTATAGACAGTTTTGACCCAGGATCTCTTTGTGGTTTGCTTGCTGGGAAATTTTCTCTGAACAATGCTAAAGGAACCGAGAAGCTGTCCGCTGATCTTATCTTCTGCAGCAGATAGCAGAGACAGAGGCTGCAGCACAGCAGGAGTACAAGTTGGCACTCACTGGTGGAAAGTCCTCAGACAGCGCAACTTCGCTGGAAGCCAGTGCACCCGTTGCATGTGGTCTGATCTCACCCCTTTTGCTTTTAACTTGCTCCTTTAACTCTATGAAAAGAAGTGGAAAGCcactttattttccttctgcGTGCTTTTAGACTGTAAGACAAAACACCCAGCAGAGGTGTGAATAAACAATAAATGAACCCTTAGAGTGAATAACCATCACACAGGCTACCTCACCCCCACAATTACCTCAAGCCAAGGATAAAGTGTtgttagcacacacacacccttttgcTTTCTATGTTCTTTACGGATGCAaactctcttctccccttcagGCAAGAGCATTATGGGTGGATTTTGTAGCAGCCATTCAGATGTTTGTTGCACCTCTGCTCTCAGTGGTGATGCAGCAAATCAAAACGTGTGTACATTCACTATCTTTCTAATGTGTTCTGGGCAGACAGGTGGCTTCTTTTGGCACACATGTGATTTCTAATTCTGCTGCCTCATGGATAGTCTGTATAGCTGCTATGAAGACTTCACTGCTGTGTCCTAGACTTGCATTGTTTGGAAGGTAGTGTTATCAATTTTAGACAATCTAGATGGTCGTATGTCTAGCggtgtatttttttttgaattataaattctaaaatgtatgatttatgagattcactttcttttttattgggtattttatttatttacatttcaaatgttatcccctttcccggtttcccctctggaaaccccctattccattcccctccccctacttctataagggtgctccccttATAGGTGGGTGGATgacccacctacttctgccttcctgccctggcattcccctatactgggcatcatgccttcacaggaccaagggcctctcctcccattgatgaccaacaaggccattctctgctacatatgcagctggagccatgggtcaatccatgtgtactcttggattggtgatttagtccctgtaAGCCCAGGGgtgggggtctggttagttgatattgttgttcttcctatggggctgcaaaccccttcagctacttcagtcctttttctaactcctccattagggatcccatgctcagtccaatggttgtcttggagcattcacctctgtatttgtaaggctctgacagagcctctcaggagacagctatatcaggctcctgtcagcatgcactgcttggcatccacaatagtgtctgggtttggtgactgtatatgggatggatacccaggtgggacagtctctggatagcgtTTCcttgatccacactttgtctctgtatttgctcccatgagtattttgttcccccttctaagaaggaccgaagcacccacacttggtcttccttcttcttgagcttcatgtgatctgtgaattctatcttgggtattctgaacttctgggctaatatccacttatcagtgagtgtataccatgtgtgttcttttgtgactgtgttacctcactcaggatgacattttctaattccatctgtttgcctaggaatttcatgaagtcattgtttttagtagatgagtagtactccattgtgtaaatgtcatagcagccttatttataacagccagagctggaaagaacccagatgtccttcaacagaggaatggatacagaaaatgtggtgtatatttaaaataaaaagtctttgtTTATGACTTGTTGAGAGTCTTGACTCTTCTCACTGTGCCTGAATTCTGGATATTTTTTGTCTAACCTGGCTCTTAGATTATCAAGTCTTTCACTCTTTCTAGCCTTGCCTCAAATACTTTTAAACCCACTCACTGGATTTTAATAAGTGAACATTTTggccagttttatttctttttcaaattagtTGACTTAATTTTTTCCTGTACCCTGATGATAAGACTGTAAGCATATCTTTCATTTCTCTAAACATAGTGAGTATAGCCGTTTCACTTTGGGGCATCTGATAATTCAAAGGCACATGAAGTTGGTGTTTGCTAGTCTAATCTGACATTTCTGTTGCCTTTTGCTCCAtgttccattttttcttttcttttcttttcttttcttttcttttcttttcttttcttttcttttcttttcttttctcttctcttctctttttcttttttcttttcttttaaatgcacTTGTCGTGCTATTTAAAACACTATTTGTAAAATCAACTCCACATCTTTTTTACCTGGCTcgcatttttacttttaaagtctAGGGTAATGGCAGTCCCAGATGACTCTGACTAAAATCCCCTGACTGAGACTTTTCTGGACTACACCCAACATGAGTGTCAGTTTACTGAGGTTTCTCTGTATTCCAAGGGCCCTTCCAGCATTCTTTGGAAAGCAGATTATTGAAGGAAACACCCCCAGCCTCCTTGCTTTGCTGACTCTAGGAgataaagcagaaaaagaaagaaagaagagcaaaatcGCCACCCAAGTCCTGCTCCCACCCCTGGTTCCAGGGCCTTGCTTACTTTAAGCTGCATTTTCTAGGGCAATTGCTTAATCCCAGCAACACTACCTTTAGGCATTCTGTTTACCATTTCCTGTTTTATGGTTGAATAAGTTGTGTTGACTGATACAATTAGAAGCTGGAACACTTGTGTTTGTCTTTTATAGCCATGCCTCTCATTGGAAAATAACCCCTAGGACTATGAGAGGAATACACTCAGGGCTAGAGgcactaaaataaatatatgaattgaTAAATAAATTCAAAGGGATTTTGATGAAGCTTAAAAGATGCTAAGGCACCAAGCATAATGATGCTGATCTTATTGTAAGTGGTACCCTTCTTTAAGGAAGTAATATGCTAAGATGCATTTGGGCAAATGCCATAGTGTTTACAGAAAAGCCCAGTGCTGAGAAAAGTCCTGGTACCATCCCAGTGCTAATTTTAATAAAGCATGGAAAATGGACACTGATGGCTCAGTATACACTCATTAAAATGATCACAACAATATAATAATTTGTTTGCTATGCAAAATAATGCCACTAAAAGTCAAAatcaaaaatacagaaatatttctttgttttactagGGATgggtattttttctttaaattattttatattgtttgatatttttaaggaaaaaaaaagagatttagcAACTTGAGTAAGAACTACCATTCTGATATTTTTCCAAGCAATTTTAGTGTaaagtttttcattaaaaaaagatacataatttttaaaaaatgaaataaaccaaacaatttgaacctataagccagtagTTCACAATCTATAACCAGGTTAAAACCATTTCAGTGTCTTCCTCCTGTGATCTCCATGTAGCTCTCAAGGCCAACCCTGGTTCCAGTGATcctaaaaagtgaaaaaataagcaaaaccctGGGACCTCACCTTGATGACTGGGTCGAATCGGTTCTTAGTGAATGGGGTACATGGAAGACATGCTATTGTCCAATCATAGCTgagctgtttctttccttttcagttgGAGgatgtaattctctctctctgtctctctgtctctctctctgtctctctgtctctctgtctctctgtctctctctctgtctctctctctgtctctctgtctctgtctctctctctctctctctctctctctatatatatatatatatatatataattttagctCCAGTAAATTTGTatacttttaaaagcttttatttaCCATAATATCTTCCTAAAAGTTTTTCCTTATTAAGTTAAAAGAGACTCATGCTTTGGTTTCAGGTTTAAACCTTCTTTAAAGGCATTTTCTGACCCTACAGTGAATACTGTAACACACCACTGAGCCCTACCACATTTCCCCAGAGAGCACTTCTTTGTTCCTTAGTATAAATGATGGCAAATCAACATTCGTTTATCTGTTTATCATCTGCGCCCCCCCCCCAGTGTGGAACCTGTAAAAGCGTGGAGACTATCTGAGTCATATTATCTAAACATGTTACTTGatacataacattttatattcTGTCTATCACATGAAAAGCCCATTTCTCGTTAGGTGTATTCTAGTGCATAGTTTTGTCTTGtcacatttggttttgtttgcttggctATAAAGTCTTTCATTTTGGTATAAATAGGAGttgctttataaaaagaaatcacattctcacttaaatataattattatggCAATATGTTCACAACATAACACActtgctttgttctcttttttcatCCAGGAGAAATCAATGACTCGGCCAACCATAGGATGTTTTCATTTCACAATGGAGGTGTACAGATTTCTTGTAAATACCCTGAGACTGTCCAGCAGTTAAAAATGCGATTgttcagagagaaagaagtccTCTGTGAACTCACCAAGACCAAGGGAAGCGGAAATGCGGAGTCCATCAAGAATCCAATGCTCTGTCTATATCATCTGTCAAACAACAGCGTCTCTTTTTTCCTAAACAACCCAGACAGCTCCCAGGGAAGCTATTACTTCTGCAGCCTGTCCATTTTTGACCCACCTCCTTTTCAAGAAAAGAACCTTAGTGGaggatatttgcatatttatggtAAGGCATTGGCTGCTTTTATCATCGTGCCTTAAAAGTATATGCTCATCTCCAagacttttcctctctctctctctctctctctctctctctctgtgtgtgtgtgtgtgtgtgtgttgtcattcCTTTAGAAGTAGTTGACAGCCGATCATCTTGGATGAAATATTCATGAAATGATACGTTGTTAATATTAGTTGATATTTATTTGGAATAAGTGATTTATTTACATACACTGTTAAGTTAGAATTAGGGCACAGTCTTTCAAAATCTTTCATGACTCAGTGGCTAGTCCGTCTACTTGCCTAAGGTTGGAAGCAGCTTGGAGAATGAGGTGAGCCGAATGAACGTCAGTGTTACACCAAGGGTGTTCCCACGTGGTCTTGTGAAAGCAGCAGACAGGAAGGCATCACCTATTAGTCACATTTGTAAACACACTAGATTCGTAAATGTTCTTGATTAAAAACCTTCTTTACATTTTATGAAAGCATTCTCTACTCAGCATTGAATGAGGACACGTTTTCAGGGTCTTTCATCAACATACTTtcccctctccaacccagaaTCCCAGCTCTGCTGTCAACTGAAGCTCTGGCTACCCGTAGGGTGTGCAGCTTTCGTTGTGGTTCTCCTTTTTGGATGCATACTTATCATCTGGTTTGCAAAAAAGGTaagtgattttttattttttcttatactcTCTTtcttaggtgttttttttttctcatcaaagAATGCCAGATGCTTCTCAGAGTAACCTGAGCAAAGGATATACCACACATTTTCCTTAAGACACGCCTACTAATTAAGATAGGATAGACCATGCATTTTCCTTACAAGGTACCAATAGTAGTTAAGAAGGAAACTGCTTTTTTTATATGTTACATCATCTAaacttgtttttaagaaaaatatctgaaaagcTATTCCGGACAATATTAACAGGGACAATGAAATATCTTTTTGTGGTGGAACTTTTCTTTAGCTGTTCACATAGCAAATTTTTCAATCAAAGAATTTACTGCATTCTGCATATTATGAGTATGAATATATAAGTTGGCCAgactgtgtgtgagtatgtgtgcatgtgtgttgtgtgtacacacatgtgtgtgcatatgtgtgtatgtgtgtatgagtgagtctGTTTAtgcatacgtgtgtatgtgtttgtatacatgtgagtgtgtgtgtgtatatgtgtgtgtgcatgcatgcacaactGTAAGCATATGAATCTATTCTCTCCTTGTATCACTTCAGATACTGGGAATTGagcactcaggtcatcaggtttggcagcaagtgccctttcccactgagccgtctcaccaatTCAGAAAGTGCCTTTTATTGGGAACCTTTTGTATATTGTTTTACTGAGCTTAAGTCCATAATTACACTTTTGTCACATGCTacttctacaaaaaaaaatccagaaaacacTTGGAAAACAAGCATGAAGATGGGAAAGAACAGATAACAAGCCATGTTTCTAACTATCTCTTTCAGAAATACGGATCCAGTGTGCATGACCCTAATAGTGAATACATGTTCATGGCGGCAgtcaacacaaacaaaaagtctaGACTTGCAGGTACAGCTTCCCTTAGGGCTTTGGGAGGGAAGAACACACTTCATGGTTAAGACTggaattaatttgtttatttctattttaatagaaCTTTTTTCCCTAAGgataattttagtattttatgtgAAAGTCTGAATTTTCACTTTAACTGGACTTAATGTACTCTGTAGTATATTAAAAACGATGCTTGTGGATTGGTTTTAGTAAATTATCAGGGTTAAAGAATGGAGTTCAGCCAGTGTAACACAGATGAAGCCCTGGTTTCCATCCCAGTACTACACAGATGGGCACGGTGTTACACatgtgtaatcctagcacttgggagtcagatcGTCAGAAGGGCAAAGGCATTTTCAGCTATGTGGTGAGTTAGAGACCCGTCTGTGACTTATAAGATACTGTCTCAAGATTatcagagagatggggagggggaagaaaaggaaaggaaaggaaaggaaaggaaaggaaaggaaaggaaaggaaaggaaaggaaaggaaaggaaaggaaaggaaaggaaaggaaaggaaaggaaagNaggaaaggaaaggaaaggaaaggaaaggaaaggaaaggaaaggaaaggaaaggaaaggaaaggaaaggaaaggaaaggaaaggaaaggaaagaacaacagcagcagcagcagcagcagcagcaacaaggcCCAGACTGGAGTAAGAAGTTAGCAATTCaagcctagcctgggctacagaatgagttgcaCAAGGCCAGGCTCAGCCACTTGATGAGtccttgtctccaaacaaacagtTAAAAAGGAGATTGAGATGTGTGCAGCTCACTGGTAGAGCACTTTCCTACCATGCATGAGGTCTTAGGTTCAAATCcaagtaccaaaaaaaaaaaaaaaaatccatagttaACAGTTGTTTCAAGGTGATTTTCAGAGATGTATCTGGCTTTTCCTTGTAAAGTTCATGAAACCAGGTTGTGATCATTTATTGACTATCCTTTAAATGCAAGCTTCTGAGTGAGGTACCGTGTGGGTGATGAGAATTTTAGATGAGGCTGGGAAGAGAGATTTAGGTGGATTCTGGGGAGAGGGGAGTTCATGAAAACACTCAGTTGTTTGGAAAAATATACAAGGTTAGAACACTTTGGTGGAGCTCTTGCCTAGTCCATGGAGAGTTAGAGGGGAGTACTGTCAAATCTGAGGAATGGCCAGAGAGCTTGAAACACCCACCGTGGAAAATTTTACACATCTTGCGCCCATGGTAGGATGATGTACATAGGAcgggaaaagaaacagaagccaccACATTCTTGCTACCACTCAATGGCTCAGCGGCACACATAGATTGTCATGGAATCACTGCATGGATGAGGGTCTGGCCTTGCACTGttattctttcctctctctttagaTAGCTGGAGTTGAGGTCCAGACAGTCAGTGGCTCCTTCCCAGAGAGTTAAGATCACAGCTTTGCCTCTTGCAATCACTTTTATTTGATTACTTTGCTTCTGAAAACAACAGCATACTTCACCCCAATCACTGTCTTAATAATAACGCGTTGCATTTTAGTTTGGATTCCCTCAAACAGAGCCTGTGATAAAGACTTGGGTGTAAATAGTTCACTGGAGTGGTGATCCCAGGGAGACGTAgcaaagggggagggaagagagacgGGGCAAGAAGAAAAGGCAAGGTGTTGGTGCTAGGTTCCGGAGGTCTGCCTTAATGGGACCTCTGTCAGCTGTACAGAGGCCTCCCATAATTTCTTTTCTATGAAGGACAGGGTATGAGATGCTTAATCACTGGTTTCATTACCAACAGTTGGGAGCTGGATGCAGAGAGCATCTCTCCGTGCTCCCTGAACTGGGCTCCAATTAAAGCTGTTCTCATGTCTTCAGGTAAAGCCAGAGGCAGGAAAGTGGGGACAGGGATGGAGGGGGGTCACGTGGCACTACAGTGCTGAAGCAGTCAGCACATGCCCATGAGAGTCTTACTTGACTGCAGCTGGACCCTGTGAAGGAAGGTTCAGAGTTCAGGTAATGTCTAATCCTCACATCAAGAGTGGAATGAGCAAAACTTCAGGGGAAATGAGGACCTgaagactggtgtgtgtgtgtgtgtgtgtgtgtttgtacacactacaaggaaaagcagaaagctGTTGGGAGGGAATTCAACTCATGTTGAATGTTTTGTTACAGGTGTGACCTCATAAGCTGGAACACGGGGACCCACGGAGGAAACGCACGGACTAGTTCCCCTGAAACTTGAATGGAGAAATTCTTCTATTTTCTGGACTACAGGGCACCTGACTTGATTTAACTACAGACAACATTctgctggtgttttgtttgtctggATCAGTGACTATCAGTCATTCAGAATTTCAGCAGACTGCCCTGGGTTTGCTGAGTCCTTTTAAGATGAACCCCTTCTTATGGAAGACCCAGCTCATATGTATTCAACAAACAGACCTCATTGGGATAAAATGCCCCTCTCTCCGCGCCTGATTCTAGCTATGCACTGGCCAGGAAAACAAACATATCTCCAGCATTTTTTACAAAAATGCCAAGGGTATGAACCTGTAAAGCACACAGGCAGTCAATGGCCACCATCTGTCCTCATTTTTCAGATTCCGTTTTCTTTCCATAGAGATCAGCATTCTTTCTAGAATCAGACAGTAGAGGGAGATGCTTCACAACAGAAGCACTTGTTTCTGCGATTTGATGTATATACTTCATCGAACTCATGCATTAGAACCAACATGCTCTCTTCCAATTTCTAGACTCTAGCTGATCACTGCTTCAGGGCTTAGATGCCTGCTCTTGCCTTCAAATTTCCACTTAAAGATATGTCCGAATGTCTACTTGGCAGCTTGCAGTCACTCCAAATAGGAAGCTCAGCCTATATTCCCT contains:
- the Icos gene encoding inducible T-cell costimulator → MKPYFWRVFVFCVLIRLLTGEINDSANHRMFSFHNGGVQISCKYPETVQQLKMRLFREKEVLCELTKTKGSGNAESIKNPMLCLYHLSNNSVSFFLNNPDSSQGSYYFCSLSIFDPPPFQEKNLSGGYLHIYESQLCCQLKLWLPVGCAAFVVVLLFGCILIIWFAKKKYGSSVHDPNSEYMFMAAVNTNKKSRLAGVTS